A single region of the Solwaraspora sp. WMMD406 genome encodes:
- the holA gene encoding DNA polymerase III subunit delta has protein sequence MAGVKSAALPAVLLVLGDEELLVTRAVAETTQAARAGDPQTDVREYEAGAVSPGEIAEMLSPSLFGGRRLIVLRAGQDARKDLAAALLAYAKSPDPEVTLVVTHLGGAKGKAFADGLRSAGATVVPAAKLKGHRERVAFVRDEFRRAGGRCTDDAAEALLAAVGNDLRELSAACAQLLADTNGRIDADTVARYYRGRAEVSGFTVADAAIVGDVPGALEALRWALHVGVDPVPIADALADGIRTVARVTSAGRGSAYQLASTLGMPAWKVERAQRQGRGWSAHGLVDAMQAAARCNAEVKGGADDRSYALERAVVAVAQARHVSGDQR, from the coding sequence ATGGCGGGCGTGAAATCAGCCGCCCTGCCCGCCGTGTTGCTCGTACTCGGGGATGAGGAACTTCTGGTCACCCGAGCGGTCGCCGAGACCACCCAGGCCGCCCGAGCTGGCGACCCGCAGACCGACGTACGCGAATACGAAGCCGGCGCGGTGAGTCCGGGCGAGATCGCCGAGATGCTCAGCCCGTCGCTGTTCGGCGGCCGTCGTCTGATCGTCCTGCGCGCCGGCCAGGACGCCCGCAAAGACCTGGCGGCCGCACTGCTGGCGTACGCGAAGAGCCCCGACCCCGAGGTCACCTTGGTGGTCACCCACCTCGGTGGCGCAAAGGGCAAGGCCTTCGCCGACGGTCTGCGGTCCGCCGGGGCGACCGTGGTGCCCGCCGCGAAGCTCAAAGGGCACCGGGAACGGGTCGCGTTCGTCCGGGACGAGTTCCGCCGAGCCGGTGGACGCTGCACCGACGACGCGGCCGAGGCGCTCCTCGCCGCGGTCGGCAACGACCTGAGAGAGCTGTCCGCCGCGTGCGCCCAGCTGCTCGCCGACACCAATGGGCGGATCGACGCGGACACGGTCGCCCGCTACTACCGGGGGCGTGCCGAGGTCAGCGGGTTCACCGTGGCGGACGCGGCGATCGTCGGCGACGTACCCGGGGCGCTGGAGGCGCTGCGCTGGGCACTGCATGTCGGAGTCGACCCGGTGCCGATCGCCGATGCGCTCGCCGACGGCATACGTACCGTGGCCCGGGTGACCTCGGCCGGCCGGGGCAGCGCCTACCAGCTCGCCAGCACCCTGGGAATGCCGGCCTGGAAGGTCGAACGGGCACAGCGGCAGGGGCGGGGTTGGAGCGCGCACGGTCTGGTCGACGCCATGCAGGCCGCCGCACGGTGCAACGCCGAGGTCAAAGGTGGCGCCGACGATCGAAGCTACGCACTGGAGCGTGCGGTCGTCGCGGTCGCCCAAGCCCGGCACGTCAGTGGCGATCAACGGTGA
- the rpsT gene encoding 30S ribosomal protein S20, which yields MANIKSQIKRNRQNEKRRLRNKSVKSALKTAVRKFNEASSSGDSDQATVLMREASRKLDKAVSKGVIHKNQAANRKSAIAKRLQSLSS from the coding sequence GTGGCGAACATCAAGTCCCAGATCAAGCGCAACCGGCAGAACGAGAAGCGTCGGCTGCGCAACAAGTCGGTCAAGTCGGCGCTGAAGACCGCCGTCCGCAAGTTCAACGAAGCGTCTTCCAGTGGTGACAGCGATCAGGCCACGGTTCTGATGCGCGAGGCGAGCCGCAAGCTTGACAAGGCGGTCAGCAAGGGCGTCATCCACAAGAACCAGGCGGCCAACCGGAAGTCCGCGATCGCCAAGCGCCTGCAGTCGCTCTCGTCCTGA
- a CDS encoding phosphotransferase yields MPDIRYDATAVRPTWADLPADLRTAISGRLGSPVNWATSTGGGFTRGFAGVLTTKAGDRVFVKAASLVEQRHLSDWYAREAALTAELPPGVPVARPRWTLTTAGYFVLCLDAIDGRIPALPWVDAELNAALAAWSRTAEALRRPPDGLTAIGLPRLADLARADLAWWQEIAAGREPVPPALVGRATNAAAKPTVAADTTAGGPAVRGTAADGRLAGGTAADGRLAELARLEAALPDLVVDDAVIHGDLRLDNVLIDRAGAAWICDWTWLCRGPAWFDTVTLLVTAYASGVDADALFAAHPTSAHAPTGALDAALAALSGYWLTRAAADPTGASPHARAHQQFSGETSLAWLAARRGWSGPFWPLDG; encoded by the coding sequence TTGCCTGACATTCGATATGACGCGACAGCGGTCCGGCCCACCTGGGCGGATCTACCCGCCGATCTGCGTACGGCGATCTCCGGTCGACTCGGCAGCCCGGTGAACTGGGCCACCAGCACCGGTGGTGGATTCACCCGCGGCTTCGCCGGGGTGCTGACCACCAAGGCGGGCGACCGGGTCTTCGTCAAGGCCGCCTCGTTGGTCGAGCAGCGCCATCTCAGCGACTGGTACGCCCGGGAAGCGGCGCTCACCGCCGAGCTACCGCCGGGAGTCCCGGTGGCCAGGCCTCGTTGGACGCTGACCACGGCCGGCTACTTCGTCCTCTGCCTCGACGCGATCGACGGCCGGATTCCGGCGCTGCCGTGGGTGGATGCCGAACTGAACGCGGCGTTGGCGGCATGGTCCCGGACGGCGGAGGCGTTGCGGCGGCCCCCCGACGGTCTGACCGCCATCGGGCTGCCCCGGTTGGCGGACCTGGCCCGGGCCGATCTGGCCTGGTGGCAGGAGATCGCCGCCGGCCGGGAGCCGGTGCCGCCGGCCCTGGTGGGTCGCGCGACGAACGCGGCGGCCAAGCCCACCGTGGCGGCCGACACCACCGCCGGGGGTCCAGCGGTCCGGGGTACGGCTGCCGACGGTCGGTTGGCCGGAGGTACGGCTGCCGACGGTCGGTTGGCCGAGTTGGCGCGGCTGGAAGCGGCGTTGCCGGATCTGGTGGTCGACGACGCGGTGATCCACGGCGACTTGCGCTTGGACAACGTCCTCATCGATCGGGCCGGGGCGGCATGGATCTGCGACTGGACCTGGCTGTGCCGCGGCCCCGCCTGGTTCGACACGGTGACCCTGCTGGTCACGGCGTACGCCAGTGGGGTGGACGCCGACGCGTTGTTCGCCGCGCATCCGACCTCGGCGCACGCGCCGACCGGCGCGTTGGACGCCGCGCTGGCCGCCCTGTCCGGTTACTGGCTGACCCGCGCCGCCGCCGACCCGACCGGCGCTTCCCCACACGCGCGTGCCCACCAACAGTTCAGTGGCGAGACCTCGCTCGCCTGGCTCGCTGCCCGCCGCGGGTGGTCGGGCCCGTTTTGGCCGCTGGACGGATGA
- the lepA gene encoding translation elongation factor 4: protein MPPTPDSGVNAPGATDPGRIRNFCIIAHIDHGKSTLADRMLQLTEVVDPRQMRAQYLDRMDIERERGITIKSQAVRMPWTIRAGERQGESAVLNMIDTPGHVDFTYEVSRSLAACEGAVLLVDAAQGIEAQTLANLYLALENDLHVIPVLNKIDLPAAQPDKYAEELAHLIGGDPADCIRVSGKTGEGVPYLLDEIVRQFTPPVGDADAPARAMIFDSVYDVYRGVVTYVRVIDGRIEARDRIKMMSTGAVHELLEIGVISPEMIKAQGLGVGEVGYLITGVKDVRQSRVGDTVTINTRPATEALGGYKDPKPMVYSGLYPIDGSDYPALREALDKLKLNDAALTYEPETSGALGFGFRCGFLGLLHLEIIRERLEREFNLDLISTAPNVVYQVSMEDGETVTVTNPSEYPTGKIAEVREPVVRATVLTPNDFVGAVMELCQGRRGSLQGMDYLSADRVELRYTLPLAEIIFDFFDQLKSRTKGYASLDYEPSGEQPADLVKVDILLHGEPVDAFSAIVHKDKAYGYGTTIAAKLRSLIPRQQFEVPIQAAIGSRVIARETIRAIRKDVLAKCYGGDISRKRKLLEKQKEGKKRMKMVGRVEVPQEAFIAALSTSDGGGTDGKAGGKR from the coding sequence GTGCCACCGACGCCCGACTCCGGCGTGAACGCCCCCGGCGCCACCGATCCCGGCCGCATCAGGAACTTCTGCATCATCGCCCACATCGATCACGGCAAGTCGACCCTCGCCGATCGGATGCTTCAACTGACCGAGGTCGTGGACCCCCGGCAGATGCGTGCGCAGTACCTGGACCGGATGGATATCGAGCGCGAGCGCGGTATCACGATCAAGAGCCAGGCGGTACGAATGCCGTGGACCATCCGGGCAGGCGAGCGCCAGGGCGAGTCCGCCGTGCTCAACATGATCGACACACCGGGTCACGTCGACTTCACCTACGAGGTGTCTCGCTCGCTGGCCGCCTGCGAGGGCGCGGTGCTGCTGGTCGACGCGGCGCAGGGGATCGAGGCGCAGACGCTGGCCAACCTCTACCTCGCGCTGGAGAACGACCTGCACGTCATTCCGGTGCTCAACAAGATCGACCTGCCGGCGGCGCAGCCCGACAAGTACGCCGAGGAGCTGGCCCACCTGATCGGCGGGGACCCAGCCGACTGCATCCGGGTGTCCGGCAAGACCGGTGAGGGTGTGCCGTACCTGCTCGACGAGATCGTCCGGCAGTTCACCCCGCCGGTCGGCGACGCGGACGCCCCGGCCCGCGCGATGATCTTCGACTCGGTGTACGACGTCTACCGGGGGGTGGTCACCTACGTCCGGGTCATCGACGGGCGGATCGAGGCCCGGGACCGGATCAAGATGATGTCCACCGGCGCGGTCCACGAGCTGCTGGAGATCGGCGTCATCTCGCCCGAGATGATCAAGGCGCAAGGGCTCGGCGTCGGCGAGGTCGGATACCTGATCACCGGGGTGAAGGACGTCCGGCAGTCCCGGGTCGGCGACACGGTCACCATCAACACCCGGCCGGCGACCGAGGCGTTGGGTGGCTACAAGGACCCGAAGCCGATGGTCTACTCCGGCCTGTACCCGATCGACGGGTCCGACTACCCGGCGCTGCGCGAGGCGCTCGACAAACTCAAGCTCAACGACGCGGCCCTGACCTACGAGCCGGAGACCTCGGGTGCGCTCGGCTTCGGTTTCCGCTGCGGCTTCCTCGGCCTGCTGCACCTGGAGATCATCCGGGAACGACTGGAGCGGGAATTCAACCTCGACTTGATCTCCACCGCCCCCAACGTGGTCTATCAGGTGTCGATGGAGGACGGCGAGACCGTCACCGTCACCAACCCGAGCGAGTATCCGACCGGCAAGATCGCCGAGGTACGGGAACCGGTGGTCCGGGCCACGGTGCTGACGCCCAACGACTTCGTCGGCGCGGTGATGGAGCTGTGTCAGGGCCGGCGCGGCTCGCTGCAGGGCATGGACTACCTCTCCGCCGATCGGGTGGAGCTGCGCTACACACTCCCGTTGGCCGAGATCATCTTCGACTTTTTCGACCAGCTCAAGAGCCGGACCAAGGGGTACGCCTCGCTGGACTACGAGCCCTCCGGCGAGCAGCCGGCGGACCTGGTGAAGGTCGACATCCTGTTGCACGGGGAGCCGGTGGACGCGTTCAGCGCCATCGTGCACAAGGACAAGGCCTACGGCTACGGCACCACGATCGCCGCCAAGCTGCGCAGTCTCATCCCGCGCCAACAGTTCGAGGTCCCGATCCAGGCCGCGATCGGCAGCCGGGTGATCGCCCGGGAGACGATCCGGGCGATCCGCAAGGACGTGCTGGCCAAGTGCTACGGCGGTGACATCAGCCGGAAGCGCAAGCTGCTGGAGAAGCAGAAGGAAGGCAAGAAGCGGATGAAGATGGTCGGCCGGGTGGAGGTGCCTCAGGAAGCCTTCATCGCCGCCCTGTCGACGTCCGACGGCGGCGGTACGGACGGGAAGGCCGGCGGGAAGCGGTGA
- a CDS encoding NUDIX hydrolase, with the protein MAAIPRGYGPTAAYCPRCAAGLPATPPTRCRDCGYQLFHNARPAANVIVVDASRSRFLAIRRVVQPRAGHWETPGGFCDGAEHPSDAAVRECREELGVRVELGGLVGLYLGEYEFQDETLAVLECFYLATISGDDRVRLDPAEADAAGWFPLTDPPTLAFPTMDAAVRDAASMLGR; encoded by the coding sequence TTGGCGGCCATCCCACGCGGGTATGGCCCCACGGCGGCGTACTGCCCGCGCTGCGCCGCCGGCCTGCCCGCCACCCCGCCGACCCGCTGCCGCGACTGTGGCTACCAGCTGTTCCACAACGCTCGGCCAGCGGCCAACGTGATCGTGGTCGACGCCAGCCGCAGTCGGTTCCTCGCCATCCGCCGGGTGGTGCAGCCCCGAGCCGGCCACTGGGAGACGCCCGGCGGGTTCTGCGATGGTGCCGAGCACCCGAGCGACGCCGCCGTACGGGAATGCCGTGAGGAGCTCGGCGTGCGTGTCGAGCTGGGCGGGCTGGTCGGGCTCTACCTCGGCGAGTACGAGTTCCAGGACGAGACGTTGGCGGTGCTGGAGTGCTTCTACCTGGCGACCATCTCGGGAGATGACCGGGTGCGGCTCGATCCGGCGGAGGCCGACGCGGCCGGGTGGTTTCCGTTGACCGATCCGCCCACTCTCGCGTTCCCGACCATGGATGCCGCAGTCCGGGACGCGGCGTCGATGTTGGGACGATGA
- a CDS encoding GlsB/YeaQ/YmgE family stress response membrane protein, with protein MTIAGIITALIVGLIIGALGRLVVPGKQNIPIWLTMLIGVGAALLGTVIARAAGFATTAGFDWRELFVQVVLAAIGVALVVGVTGRRSVSRY; from the coding sequence ATGACTATCGCCGGGATCATCACCGCGCTCATCGTCGGTCTCATCATCGGTGCGCTCGGGCGCCTGGTCGTGCCGGGCAAGCAGAACATCCCGATCTGGCTGACCATGCTGATCGGTGTGGGTGCGGCTCTGCTGGGCACGGTGATCGCTCGGGCCGCCGGGTTCGCCACCACCGCCGGTTTCGACTGGCGTGAGCTGTTCGTCCAGGTCGTGCTGGCGGCGATCGGTGTGGCTCTGGTGGTCGGCGTCACCGGCCGGCGCAGCGTGAGCCGTTACTGA
- a CDS encoding phytanoyl-CoA dioxygenase family protein produces MFDYGGRTGYEAISDIDRKEFHEQGFLLLRNVLTEEHRAALEAAVDRVYAEEKAAGNTTADGTLHLLGFLERDELFGDLLTQPVAFPYMWGLAGWNIYTHHNHLDVTPPALEPEKPYWGWHQDGYRQNSDPETMDPNLPRPMFSLKVAYVLSDLSETGRGATKVIPGSHLRNSLPRPTDLSVHNPDPEGTVEITANPGDAFIFDRRQWHSRSTNLSTVTRKMLFIGYTYRWIRPLDELHPDKNGSWWANRTPVQRQLLGEGTHTANYWGINWDGYIDDEIPLRKELKQRGLLDRTIPWLR; encoded by the coding sequence GTGTTCGATTACGGTGGGCGAACCGGTTACGAAGCAATCAGTGATATCGACCGGAAGGAATTCCACGAGCAGGGCTTCCTGCTGCTGCGCAACGTTCTCACCGAGGAACACCGAGCCGCGCTGGAAGCGGCGGTCGACCGGGTGTACGCCGAAGAGAAGGCAGCTGGCAACACCACCGCCGACGGCACCCTGCACCTGCTGGGCTTCCTGGAGCGCGACGAACTCTTCGGCGACCTGCTCACCCAGCCGGTCGCGTTCCCGTACATGTGGGGACTGGCGGGCTGGAACATCTACACCCACCACAACCACTTGGACGTGACCCCCCCCGCGCTGGAGCCGGAAAAGCCCTACTGGGGGTGGCACCAGGACGGCTACCGGCAGAACTCGGACCCGGAGACCATGGATCCGAACCTGCCCCGACCGATGTTCTCGCTGAAGGTGGCCTACGTCCTGTCGGACCTGTCCGAGACCGGCCGGGGCGCGACCAAGGTGATCCCCGGCAGCCACCTGCGCAACTCACTGCCCCGACCGACGGATCTGAGCGTGCACAACCCCGATCCGGAGGGCACCGTCGAGATCACCGCCAACCCGGGTGACGCCTTTATCTTCGACCGGCGGCAGTGGCACTCCCGATCGACCAACCTGTCGACCGTCACCCGCAAGATGCTCTTCATCGGCTACACCTACCGGTGGATCCGGCCCCTCGACGAGCTGCACCCGGACAAGAACGGTTCCTGGTGGGCCAACCGCACCCCCGTGCAGCGGCAGCTACTCGGCGAAGGCACGCACACCGCGAACTACTGGGGCATCAACTGGGACGGGTACATCGACGACGAGATCCCGCTGCGCAAGGAGCTCAAGCAGCGCGGGCTACTCGACCGCACCATTCCCTGGTTGCGCTGA